One window of Arvicola amphibius chromosome 6, mArvAmp1.2, whole genome shotgun sequence genomic DNA carries:
- the LOC119817056 gene encoding interferon alpha-12-like, with protein MPRPCAFLMALVLMSYWSTYSLGCDLPQTHNLRNKGALTLLAQMRKLSPLSCLKDRKDFAFPLEKMDAQQIQKTQAIPVLQELTQQVLILFSSKDSSAAWETILLDTFCTGLHQQLKDLQACVMQQVGVQEPPLSQEDSLVAVRKYFHRITVYLREKKHSPCAWEVVRAEVWRVLSSSAKLLARLSEDKE; from the coding sequence ATGCCTAGGCCCTGTGCTTTCCTGATGGCCCTGGTGCTGATGAGCTACTGGTCAACCTACTCTCtgggatgtgacctgcctcagaCTCATAACCTCAGGAACAAGGGAGCCTTGACACTCCTGGCACAAATGAGGaaactctcccctctctcctgcctgaaggacagaaaggactttGCATTCCCTCTGGAGAAGATGGATGCCCAGCAGATCCAGAAGACTCAAGCCATCCCTGTCCTGCAGGAGCTGACCCAGCAGGTACTGATCCTCTTCAGCTCAAAGGACTCATCTGCTGCTTGGGAGACAATCCTCCTAGACACATTCTGCactggcctccaccagcagctCAAGGACCTGCAGGCCTGTGTGATGCAGCAGGTGGGGGTGCAGGAACCTCCCCTGAGCCAGGAAGACTCCCTGGTGGCTGTGAGGAAATACTTCCACAGGATCACTGTCTacctgagagagaagaaacacagcccCTGTGCCTGGGAGGTGGTCAGAGCAGAAGTCTGGAGAGTCCTGTCTTCCTCAGCCAAGTTGCTGGCAAGATTGAGTGAGGACAAGGAGTAA
- the LOC119817059 gene encoding interferon alpha-12-like: MPRPCAFLMALVLMSYWSTYSLGCDLPQTHNLRNKGALTLLAQMRRLSPLSCLKDRKDFAFPLEKVDAQQIQKAQAIPVLQELTQQVLILFSSKDSSAAWETTLLDTFCTGLHQQLRDLQACVMQQVGVQEPPLSQEDSLVAVRKYFHRITVYLREKKHSPCAWEVVRAEVWRVLSSSAKLLARLSEDKE; encoded by the coding sequence ATGCCTAGGCCCTGTGCTTTCCTGATGGCCCTGGTGCTGATGAGCTACTGGTCAACCTACTCTCtgggatgtgacctgcctcagaCTCATAACCTCAGGAACAAGGGAGCCTTGACACTCCTGGCACAAATGAGGagactctcccctctctcctgcctgaaggacagaaaggactttGCATTCCCTCTGGAGAAGGTGGATGCCCAGCAGATCCAGAAGGCTCAAGCCATCCCTGTCCTGCAGGAGCTGACCCAGCAGGTACTGATCCTCTTCAGCTCAAAGGACTCATCTGCTGCTTGGGAGACAACCCTCCTAGACACATTCTGCactggcctccaccagcagctCAGGGACCTGCAAGCCTGTGTGATGCAGCAGGTGGGGGTGCAGGAACCTCCCCTGAGCCAGGAAGACTCCCTGGTGGCTGTGAGGAAATACTTCCACAGGATCACTGTCTacctgagagagaagaaacacagcccCTGTGCCTGGGAGGTGGTCAGAGCAGAAGTCTGGAGAGTCCTGTCTTCCTCAGCCAAGTTGCTGGCAAGACTGAGTGAGGACAAGGAGTAA